The following are encoded together in the Penicillium digitatum chromosome 3, complete sequence genome:
- a CDS encoding LysM domain-containing protein (similar to ARB_05157), which yields MMAPTSLKAGLFLLTQLHLSWAMALAPRQQVSCIYDSAASTGDTCQSFSAEWGLTVQTLESLNPGTTCPDLVAGQNYCVIGTVLSTAPTTSSLSLTTSTSTSTTSIVSTSSSSSTSAPHQPQQTGTAANCDQFYLVQIGDSCGKIEAQFDISASEFLGWNPSINSDCSNILAGYFYCVDVPGSTIPVTTTVPGATTTFTDGITTPTPTQIGMTDKCNKFDLVQSGDSCEAIAAKYNIPLSTFYAWNPAVGSSCADLDLGYYVCVDTTGYTVPTKTASAGNGITTPTPTQTGMTDKCNKFDLVQSGDSCEAIAAKYNIPLSTFYAWNPAVGSSCADLDLGYYVCVATTGYTLPTKTASAGNGITTPTPYEPGMVGDCTTFYLVLSGDTCAGIASSQGITVSDIEQWNRKVGSSCTDLWLGEYICVGV from the exons ATGATGGCGCCAACATCACTGAAGGCAGGCCTCTTTCTACTCACACAGTTACACCTGTCATGGGCAATGGCCCTGGCCCCGCGTCAGCAGGTCAGCTGTATCTATGATTCTGCTGCCAGTACTGGAGATACTTGCCAATCCTTCTCCGCCGAATGGGGCTTGACCGTGCAGACTTTGGAGTCTCTCAACCCGGGAACCACCTGCCCGGACCTCGTGGCCGGCCAGAACTATTGTGTGATCGGCACAGTTTTATCTACTGCGCCAACTACGAGCTCTTTATCTCTTAccacttccacttccacttccacCACTTCCATCGTTTCCAcgtcgtcgtcatcatcaacatcggCTCCACATCAGCCGCAACAAACGGGTACTGCCGCTAATTGCGACCAATTTTACCTGGTTCAAATAGGGGACTCGTGCGGAAAAATAGAAGCCCAGTTCGACATCAGCGCGAGCGAGTTCCTTGGCTGGAATCCATCTATCAACTCAG ATTGTTCCAACATCCTGGCCGGCTACTTCTACTGTGTTGACGTCCCCGGCTCCACCATCCCCGTTACCACTACAGTCCCGGGGGCTACGACGACTTTCACCGATGGCATCACCACGCCCACGCCCACCCAGATAGGCATGACAGACAAATGCAACAAGTTTGACCTCGTTCAATCCGGCGACAGCTGCGAAGCCATCGCAGCGAAATACAATATCCCCCTCTCCACCTTCTACGCCTGGAACCCAGCCGTCGGCTCTTCCTGCGCCGATCTCGACTTGGGCTACTATGTCTGTGTCGATACCACTGGCTACACAGTGCCGACCAAGACAGCCTCGGCTGGTAACGGCATCACCACGCCCACGCCCACCCAGACAGGCATGACAGACAAATGCAACAAGTTCGACCTTGTTCAATCCGGTGACAGCTGCGAAGCCATCGCAGCGAAATACAATATCCCCCTCTCCACCTTCTACGCCTGGAACCCAGCCGTCGGCTCTTCCTGCGCCGATCTCGACTTGGGCTACTATGTCTGTGTCGCTACCACTGGCTACACGCTGCCGACCAAGACAGCCTCGGCTGGTAACGGCATCACCACACCGACACCCTACGAGCCGGGGATGGTGGGCGACTGCACAACTTTCTACCTCGTTCTTTCGGGTGATACATGCGCAGGCATTGCTAGCAGTCAGGGCATCACAGTCAGCGATATTGAGCAGTGGAACCGCAAAGTGGGATCCAGCTGTACGGATTTATGGTTGGGCGAGTACATTTGCGTGGGCGTATGA
- a CDS encoding Eukaryotic initiation factor 1A, putative, which translates to MGPPRRKMMATAEGTLTPPDELSDTQQIVRAIKATGNNIYLVEQTDKKQMLVELPARFRSAIWIKRSSYLVIDAKGQEERDNKIGGEIVNIVRDEKAWRKAPFWPKEFVKQPVVMAADSDDEEEESRVGRMPSSDESD; encoded by the exons ATGGGACCACCTCGCCGAAAGATGATGGCTACAGCAGAGGGAACCTTGACCCCTCCAGATGAGCTATCCGACACTCAGCAGATCGTGCGAGCAATCAAAGCTACCGGAAACAACATCTACTTGGTCGAACAAACAGACAAGAAGCAGATGCTCGTCGAATTACCTGCACGATTCCGCTCAGCTATCTGGATCAAGCGCAGCTCCTACCTCGTGATCGATGCCAAGGGCCAGGAGGAGCGGGACAATAAAATTGGAGGGGAAATCGTTAATATTGTCAGGGACGAGAAGGCTTGGAGGAAGGCTCCATTTTG GCCCAAGGAATTCGTGAAACAGCCCGTTGTAATGGCTGCTGACTCCGacgacgaagaggaagagtcTCGTGTGGGCCGAATGCCTTCCTCGGACGAGTCAGACTGA
- a CDS encoding SSCRP protein, whose translation MNYVRFLAWIALMADLVIAMGSAIANANSGTFEVDLISPRNETYTPQALMPIVFALQSPPLAFTLEAAISWELWEGNNRSSPGSVTDGLLELGLLNLTSSEPHFVTRFINTLAYPDGFWTFVWSLQIYKCSQGEGSTQRISTKNTTIFTVSQSGQAPNLVATTSSEMCGTMEAYAFNVTSKGDTCGVLGPSPTTNQCAATINPSAASSIYAAATAFACDPLQRPVNPNVTCPHFTGKSPNDAGQSRMAAASTLLLLLTMVTALFHLG comes from the coding sequence ATGAACTACGTTCGCTTTCTTGCTTGGATTGCGCTGATGGCGGACTTGGTGATTGCAATGGGTAGTGCCATTGCAAATGCCAATTCTGGCACTTTTGAAGTGGACTTGATATCCCCACGCAACGAAACTTACACCCCTCAGGCATTGATGCCCATCGTGTTTGCGCTGCAGAGTCCGCCTTTGGCTTTCACTTTGGAAGCTGCCATCTCCTGGGAGTTGTGGGAAGGCAACAACCGGAGTTCCCCGGGCTCCGTCACTGACGGGCTCCTTGAGCTGGGTTTGTTGAATCTTACGTCTTCTGAACCTCACTTTGTCACCCGCTTCATCAACACTCTCGCTTACCCGGACGGCTTCTGGACCTTTGTCTGGAGCCTGCAAATTTATAAATGCTCTCAGGGTGAAGGCTCAACTCAACGTATCTCAACAAAAAATACCACCATCTTCACTGTCAGCCAGTCAGGGCAGGCACCCAATCTTGTGGCAACCACATCTTCTGAAATGTGCGGCACCATGGAAGCCTATGCATTCAACGTAACCTCTAAAGGGGATACTTGCGGCGTCCTTGGGCCCAGTCCGACCACCAACCAGTGCGCGGCGACGATCAATCCTTCAGCCGCATCTAGCATATATGCAGCGGCCACCGCCTTCGCCTGTGACCCTCTACAGCGTCCAGTAAATCCCAACGTTACTTGTCCGCATTTTACTGGCAAATCCCCTAACGACGCAGGACAATCTCGCATGGCGGCAGCATCGACACTGCTTTTGCTGTTGACCATGGTGACTGCCTTGTTCCACCTTGGATGA